A single genomic interval of Oryza sativa Japonica Group chromosome 7, ASM3414082v1 harbors:
- the LOC4344194 gene encoding RNA-binding protein BRN1 isoform X3 → MAGDGEDGGERVRLFVGQVPRSMAEEDILAVVRAAARADDATVIRDRATGASRGCCFVVCSSREEADKAIAAYHNKCTLPGASRAMQVKYADGELERLAAEQKLFIGMLPRDVKENEVSALFSQYGNIRQLKVLRSPQKTRKAAACAILEFGSKEHARAAIEALNGTRVVFNGSSATLVVKLADTEREKQARKAQKAQAQPSKPLRFYLFPQLLSISGAPQMSFLPPYNVLDYKVPGHYGHTKNPLALYSTMYPHVNQGNLLQGLNTNIFPGTDPKISNLIQSAGYIQPPYPDLSGLHYPVSYAGALVGDTPQYFSDGKVNIPNSHSNHASSAANTKIGSKIEGPPRANLFVYDIPQEYGDEDLANLFQEFGRILSTKVFIDRATGVSKCFGFVSYDTPASAQAAIRRMNGSQIGGKMLKVQLKRET, encoded by the exons atggccggagATGGGGAGGATGGCGGCGAGAGGGTGCGGCTGTTCGTCGGCCAGGTGCCACGCAGCATGGCGGAGGAGGACATCCTCGCCGTggtccgcgccgccgcacgcgccGACGACGCCACCGTCATCCGCGACCGCGCCACCGGCGCCTCCCGCG GTTGCTGCTTCGTGGTGTGCTCGTCGAGGGAGGAGGCAGACAAGGCCATCGCCGCGTACCACAACAAGTGCACCCTCCCAGGA GCGTCCAGGGCAATGCAGGTAAAATACGCGGACGGCGAGCTGGAACGATTAG CCGCAGAGCAGAAGCTTTTCATTGGCATGCTTCCAAGGGATGTGAAGGAGAATGAAGTTTCTGCATTGTTTTCGCAGTACGGAAATATTAGACAACTGAAGGTACTGAGAAGTCCacagaaaacaagaaaag CTGCAGCCTGTGCTATCCTGGAATTTGGAAGCAAAGAACATGCTAGAGCGGCCATTGAAGCTTTGAATGGCACACGTGTTGTGTTCAAT GGTTCAAGTGCGACTTTGGTTGTTAAGTTGGCTGACACTGAAAGGGAAAAGCAAGCTAGAAAGGCACAGAAAGCTCAGGCTCAACCTTCTAAGCCCTTAAGATTTTATCTCTTCCCCCAGCTGCTATCAATATCTGGAGCACCACAGATGAGCTTTCTTCCTCCATATAATGTATTGGATTACAAG GTACCAGGGCATTATGGACACACGAAGAACCCATTGGCATTGTACAGCACTATGTacccacatgtcaatcaagGAAATTTACTCCAGGGACTCAACACAAATATATTTCCAGGAACAGATCCTAAAATTTCGAACCTGATTCAATCTGCTGGATACATACAACCTCCTTACCCTGATTTGTCAGGTCTTCATTACCCAGTATCATATGCAGGTGCCTTAGTGGGAGATACACCACAGTATTTCTCTGATGGTAAGGTAAACATACCAAACAGTCATAGCAATCATGCCTCATCTGCAGCAAACACAAAGATAGGGAGTAAGATTGAAG GACCTCCTAGGGCTAATTTATTTGTCTATGACATCCCTCAAGAATACGGTGATGAAGATCTGGCAAATCTATTTCAAGAATTTGGTAGGATCTTGAGTACCAAGGTTTTCATTGACAGAGCTACTGGTGTCAGTAAATGTTTCG GCTTTGTTAGTTATGACACACCAGCATCAGCTCAGGCTGCTATCAGGAGGATGAATGGCTCACAGATAGGTGGCAAAATGCTCAAGGTACAGCTCAAGAGGGAAACATGA
- the LOC4344194 gene encoding RNA-binding protein BRN1 isoform X4, whose translation MAGDGEDGGERVRLFVGQVPRSMAEEDILAVVRAAARADDATVIRDRATGASRGCCFVVCSSREEADKAIAAYHNKCTLPGASRAMQVKYADGELERLAAEQKLFIGMLPRDVKENEVSALFSQYGNIRQLKVLRSPQKTRKACAILEFGSKEHARAAIEALNGTRVVFNGSSATLVVKLADTEREKQARKAQKAQAQPSKPLRFYLFPQLLSISGAPQMSFLPPYNVLDYKVPGHYGHTKNPLALYSTMYPHVNQGNLLQGLNTNIFPGTDPKISNLIQSAGYIQPPYPDLSGLHYPVSYAGALVGDTPQYFSDGKVNIPNSHSNHASSAANTKIGSKIEGPPRANLFVYDIPQEYGDEDLANLFQEFGRILSTKVFIDRATGVSKCFGFVSYDTPASAQAAIRRMNGSQIGGKMLKVQLKRET comes from the exons atggccggagATGGGGAGGATGGCGGCGAGAGGGTGCGGCTGTTCGTCGGCCAGGTGCCACGCAGCATGGCGGAGGAGGACATCCTCGCCGTggtccgcgccgccgcacgcgccGACGACGCCACCGTCATCCGCGACCGCGCCACCGGCGCCTCCCGCG GTTGCTGCTTCGTGGTGTGCTCGTCGAGGGAGGAGGCAGACAAGGCCATCGCCGCGTACCACAACAAGTGCACCCTCCCAGGA GCGTCCAGGGCAATGCAGGTAAAATACGCGGACGGCGAGCTGGAACGATTAG CCGCAGAGCAGAAGCTTTTCATTGGCATGCTTCCAAGGGATGTGAAGGAGAATGAAGTTTCTGCATTGTTTTCGCAGTACGGAAATATTAGACAACTGAAGGTACTGAGAAGTCCacagaaaacaagaaaag CCTGTGCTATCCTGGAATTTGGAAGCAAAGAACATGCTAGAGCGGCCATTGAAGCTTTGAATGGCACACGTGTTGTGTTCAAT GGTTCAAGTGCGACTTTGGTTGTTAAGTTGGCTGACACTGAAAGGGAAAAGCAAGCTAGAAAGGCACAGAAAGCTCAGGCTCAACCTTCTAAGCCCTTAAGATTTTATCTCTTCCCCCAGCTGCTATCAATATCTGGAGCACCACAGATGAGCTTTCTTCCTCCATATAATGTATTGGATTACAAG GTACCAGGGCATTATGGACACACGAAGAACCCATTGGCATTGTACAGCACTATGTacccacatgtcaatcaagGAAATTTACTCCAGGGACTCAACACAAATATATTTCCAGGAACAGATCCTAAAATTTCGAACCTGATTCAATCTGCTGGATACATACAACCTCCTTACCCTGATTTGTCAGGTCTTCATTACCCAGTATCATATGCAGGTGCCTTAGTGGGAGATACACCACAGTATTTCTCTGATGGTAAGGTAAACATACCAAACAGTCATAGCAATCATGCCTCATCTGCAGCAAACACAAAGATAGGGAGTAAGATTGAAG GACCTCCTAGGGCTAATTTATTTGTCTATGACATCCCTCAAGAATACGGTGATGAAGATCTGGCAAATCTATTTCAAGAATTTGGTAGGATCTTGAGTACCAAGGTTTTCATTGACAGAGCTACTGGTGTCAGTAAATGTTTCG GCTTTGTTAGTTATGACACACCAGCATCAGCTCAGGCTGCTATCAGGAGGATGAATGGCTCACAGATAGGTGGCAAAATGCTCAAGGTACAGCTCAAGAGGGAAACATGA
- the LOC4344194 gene encoding RNA-binding protein BRN2 isoform X1, with translation MAGDGEDGGERVRLFVGQVPRSMAEEDILAVVRAAARADDATVIRDRATGASRGCCFVVCSSREEADKAIAAYHNKCTLPGASRAMQVKYADGELERLAAEQKLFIGMLPRDVKENEVSALFSQYGNIRQLKVLRSPQKTRKAAACAILEFGSKEHARAAIEALNGTRVVFNGSSATLVVKLADTEREKQARKAQKAQAQPSKPLRFYLFPQLLSISGAPQMSFLPPYNVLDYKTEGTTDPELKDLMKMTNDKLEMLVTELKSVVNLLENRVTYNDPIQPIQHSLLPVEHDEKQYKPNECDSKTLEVPGHYGHTKNPLALYSTMYPHVNQGNLLQGLNTNIFPGTDPKISNLIQSAGYIQPPYPDLSGLHYPVSYAGALVGDTPQYFSDGKVNIPNSHSNHASSAANTKIGSKIEGPPRANLFVYDIPQEYGDEDLANLFQEFGRILSTKVFIDRATGVSKCFGFVSYDTPASAQAAIRRMNGSQIGGKMLKVQLKRET, from the exons atggccggagATGGGGAGGATGGCGGCGAGAGGGTGCGGCTGTTCGTCGGCCAGGTGCCACGCAGCATGGCGGAGGAGGACATCCTCGCCGTggtccgcgccgccgcacgcgccGACGACGCCACCGTCATCCGCGACCGCGCCACCGGCGCCTCCCGCG GTTGCTGCTTCGTGGTGTGCTCGTCGAGGGAGGAGGCAGACAAGGCCATCGCCGCGTACCACAACAAGTGCACCCTCCCAGGA GCGTCCAGGGCAATGCAGGTAAAATACGCGGACGGCGAGCTGGAACGATTAG CCGCAGAGCAGAAGCTTTTCATTGGCATGCTTCCAAGGGATGTGAAGGAGAATGAAGTTTCTGCATTGTTTTCGCAGTACGGAAATATTAGACAACTGAAGGTACTGAGAAGTCCacagaaaacaagaaaag CTGCAGCCTGTGCTATCCTGGAATTTGGAAGCAAAGAACATGCTAGAGCGGCCATTGAAGCTTTGAATGGCACACGTGTTGTGTTCAAT GGTTCAAGTGCGACTTTGGTTGTTAAGTTGGCTGACACTGAAAGGGAAAAGCAAGCTAGAAAGGCACAGAAAGCTCAGGCTCAACCTTCTAAGCCCTTAAGATTTTATCTCTTCCCCCAGCTGCTATCAATATCTGGAGCACCACAGATGAGCTTTCTTCCTCCATATAATGTATTGGATTACAAG ACTGAAGGAACAACGGATCCAGAATTGAAAGATCTAATGAAGATGACAAACGACAAACTTGAGATGCTAGTGACTGAGCTCAAGAGCGTGGTGAACTTATTAGAGAATCGAGTTACATATAATGATCCAATACAGCCAATTCAGCATTCTCTCTTACCTGTAGAGCATGACGAGAAGCAATATAAGCCTAATGAGTGTGATTCCAAAACGTTAGAG GTACCAGGGCATTATGGACACACGAAGAACCCATTGGCATTGTACAGCACTATGTacccacatgtcaatcaagGAAATTTACTCCAGGGACTCAACACAAATATATTTCCAGGAACAGATCCTAAAATTTCGAACCTGATTCAATCTGCTGGATACATACAACCTCCTTACCCTGATTTGTCAGGTCTTCATTACCCAGTATCATATGCAGGTGCCTTAGTGGGAGATACACCACAGTATTTCTCTGATGGTAAGGTAAACATACCAAACAGTCATAGCAATCATGCCTCATCTGCAGCAAACACAAAGATAGGGAGTAAGATTGAAG GACCTCCTAGGGCTAATTTATTTGTCTATGACATCCCTCAAGAATACGGTGATGAAGATCTGGCAAATCTATTTCAAGAATTTGGTAGGATCTTGAGTACCAAGGTTTTCATTGACAGAGCTACTGGTGTCAGTAAATGTTTCG GCTTTGTTAGTTATGACACACCAGCATCAGCTCAGGCTGCTATCAGGAGGATGAATGGCTCACAGATAGGTGGCAAAATGCTCAAGGTACAGCTCAAGAGGGAAACATGA
- the LOC4344194 gene encoding RNA-binding protein BRN2 isoform X2: MAGDGEDGGERVRLFVGQVPRSMAEEDILAVVRAAARADDATVIRDRATGASRGCCFVVCSSREEADKAIAAYHNKCTLPGASRAMQVKYADGELERLAAEQKLFIGMLPRDVKENEVSALFSQYGNIRQLKVLRSPQKTRKACAILEFGSKEHARAAIEALNGTRVVFNGSSATLVVKLADTEREKQARKAQKAQAQPSKPLRFYLFPQLLSISGAPQMSFLPPYNVLDYKTEGTTDPELKDLMKMTNDKLEMLVTELKSVVNLLENRVTYNDPIQPIQHSLLPVEHDEKQYKPNECDSKTLEVPGHYGHTKNPLALYSTMYPHVNQGNLLQGLNTNIFPGTDPKISNLIQSAGYIQPPYPDLSGLHYPVSYAGALVGDTPQYFSDGKVNIPNSHSNHASSAANTKIGSKIEGPPRANLFVYDIPQEYGDEDLANLFQEFGRILSTKVFIDRATGVSKCFGFVSYDTPASAQAAIRRMNGSQIGGKMLKVQLKRET, encoded by the exons atggccggagATGGGGAGGATGGCGGCGAGAGGGTGCGGCTGTTCGTCGGCCAGGTGCCACGCAGCATGGCGGAGGAGGACATCCTCGCCGTggtccgcgccgccgcacgcgccGACGACGCCACCGTCATCCGCGACCGCGCCACCGGCGCCTCCCGCG GTTGCTGCTTCGTGGTGTGCTCGTCGAGGGAGGAGGCAGACAAGGCCATCGCCGCGTACCACAACAAGTGCACCCTCCCAGGA GCGTCCAGGGCAATGCAGGTAAAATACGCGGACGGCGAGCTGGAACGATTAG CCGCAGAGCAGAAGCTTTTCATTGGCATGCTTCCAAGGGATGTGAAGGAGAATGAAGTTTCTGCATTGTTTTCGCAGTACGGAAATATTAGACAACTGAAGGTACTGAGAAGTCCacagaaaacaagaaaag CCTGTGCTATCCTGGAATTTGGAAGCAAAGAACATGCTAGAGCGGCCATTGAAGCTTTGAATGGCACACGTGTTGTGTTCAAT GGTTCAAGTGCGACTTTGGTTGTTAAGTTGGCTGACACTGAAAGGGAAAAGCAAGCTAGAAAGGCACAGAAAGCTCAGGCTCAACCTTCTAAGCCCTTAAGATTTTATCTCTTCCCCCAGCTGCTATCAATATCTGGAGCACCACAGATGAGCTTTCTTCCTCCATATAATGTATTGGATTACAAG ACTGAAGGAACAACGGATCCAGAATTGAAAGATCTAATGAAGATGACAAACGACAAACTTGAGATGCTAGTGACTGAGCTCAAGAGCGTGGTGAACTTATTAGAGAATCGAGTTACATATAATGATCCAATACAGCCAATTCAGCATTCTCTCTTACCTGTAGAGCATGACGAGAAGCAATATAAGCCTAATGAGTGTGATTCCAAAACGTTAGAG GTACCAGGGCATTATGGACACACGAAGAACCCATTGGCATTGTACAGCACTATGTacccacatgtcaatcaagGAAATTTACTCCAGGGACTCAACACAAATATATTTCCAGGAACAGATCCTAAAATTTCGAACCTGATTCAATCTGCTGGATACATACAACCTCCTTACCCTGATTTGTCAGGTCTTCATTACCCAGTATCATATGCAGGTGCCTTAGTGGGAGATACACCACAGTATTTCTCTGATGGTAAGGTAAACATACCAAACAGTCATAGCAATCATGCCTCATCTGCAGCAAACACAAAGATAGGGAGTAAGATTGAAG GACCTCCTAGGGCTAATTTATTTGTCTATGACATCCCTCAAGAATACGGTGATGAAGATCTGGCAAATCTATTTCAAGAATTTGGTAGGATCTTGAGTACCAAGGTTTTCATTGACAGAGCTACTGGTGTCAGTAAATGTTTCG GCTTTGTTAGTTATGACACACCAGCATCAGCTCAGGCTGCTATCAGGAGGATGAATGGCTCACAGATAGGTGGCAAAATGCTCAAGGTACAGCTCAAGAGGGAAACATGA